A stretch of Triticum aestivum cultivar Chinese Spring chromosome 1D, IWGSC CS RefSeq v2.1, whole genome shotgun sequence DNA encodes these proteins:
- the LOC123166093 gene encoding translocator protein homolog yields METATATQGQGLTRRAVGDADATPARMPGSGARATSRDPKRKLGRAKRGLRSLAAAVTVSAALTAAAFYASGAGSSSGTTKAPSAAMVAIARAGSVAAEAVMALAAWMVWAEGGLHGRPAATLAPFAAQLLAAAAWPALALRLGAGWAGMACCAAMAAGAAACVRGFGGVNPVAGDLAKPCVAWAVLLAVMNYKML; encoded by the coding sequence ATGGAGACCGCCACCGCCACCCAGGGCCAAGGCCTCACCCGCCGCGCCGTCGGGGACGCGGACGCCACGCCGGCGCGGATGCCCGGTTCCGGCGCTCGCGCAACCAGCCGGGACCCGAAGAGGAAGCTGGGCCGCGCCAAGCGGGGCCTCAGGTCGCTCGCGGCCGCCGTGACGGTCTcggccgcgctcaccgcggccgccTTCTACGCCTCCGGCGCCGGCTCGTCGTCGGGGACGACCAAGGCGCCGTCGGCCGCAATGGTGGCCATCGCGCGGGCAGGGTCGGTGGCGGCGGAGGCCGTGATGGCGCTGGCGGCGTGGATGGTGTGGGCGGAGGGCGGGCTCCACGGGCGGCCCGCCGCGACGCTGGCGCCGTTCGCGGCGCAGCTCCTGGCGGCCGCGGCATGGCCGGCGCTGGCGCTCAGGCTCGGGGCCGGGTGGGCCGGGATGGCgtgctgcgccgccatggccgccggcgccGCTGCGTGCGTCCGCGGGTTCGGCGGCGTGAACcccgtcgccggcgacctcgccaAGCCGTGCGTCGCCTGGGCCGTGCTCCTCGCCGTGATGAACTACAAGATGCTGTAG